One Nostoc sp. CENA543 genomic window, CTGTTTTTTTGTACTTATCCTGGTAGTTGCTTCTTCAGAGCCTCTAAACTAGCCCAACGGCTATCAACGGGTTTGTCTAAACTCTCGCCTGCCGAATTGAGAATCCCTGGACAGTTTAAATCACATAACTGACGCTGCGGCAATTCTAAGCACATCTGCTCATATAACCATTCACTGGGATGGAAATAACCGTTGGGTGATAGAGTTTCCACTAAATCTTCCATCGCCACTTCCCTTTCTAAAGGCAAGTTCTGCTCTTGATTTACGGCTTCATCTAACCAAATTACTTCTTGAGCATTCACCACTAAACGGTGATTATATTGCTGTAAGCAACGATTACAGGTACAAGTAACAATAGTTTCTGCCTGCGCTGAAACATCTAAATAATTACCATGATGCTGCACGCGGACGCGACCGCGAACTGGTGTTAACGTATCTAGCCCAGGTAGAAATTCTTTAACTTGAATTTCCTCTGTACGCTCCGGTGCTTTAGTTAGCTGCGGAATAAAAATTGCGTCCATAGGATTTGTGAAACATCATCACGAAAATTTATGTTGATCATCAGCAATCCTGCTGATAATCCATATATAGTTTAGCTCTTAACAAGAATATTCTGTACTGCTTCAACTGTTTAGGGTTCAAAGCCCACAGGACGAACAACTAAATGCCGATGGGGTTCTTTGCCACGACTAAAGGTTTCTATATCAGTTAATTCTTGAAACAAGGTGTGGACAAAGCGTCTTTCCGCAGAACTGAGGGATCTAATTTCCACTTCTTGACCTGTGGAACGGACTTGTACAGCTACGGCTTCCGCTATTGCTTGAATTTCAGCTTGTCTTTTCACTCGATAGCCATTCAATTCCACAGTGTAAGAGGCTTGTCCGGCTTCTGATTGGTTGATGTTCAGCGTGGAATTAGCCAGATATTGAATTGCATCCAACACTGAACCGTCAGCACCAATCAGAACGCCTATTTGCTCTGGGGTAAGGTTGGTTTCGTCAATTGTCAACCAGTAGCTATCTATGGCTGGGGAATCTTCTTCTAGAGAATGAGGCGTTTCTACACTACCTCTAATCTCTGTTGATATCCCCGTGAGTTCCAGCAGTGATTTTAACCACTGCTGACCTCGCTGCATGGGAATATTGCTCATCTATTAACCTGTGGTCTTTTTCTTGGAACTTTTTGGCTCAAAAGGTAAGGTCTTTTGTGCCGCCACCGCTTGTTTTTCTTGGGTGTCTACGATTTTTTGTAGTTCCTCTGGTAAGGGTTCACGAGAGAGGATGTAAGTTTGCAGGGTTTGGAAGATATTTCCAATCACCATGTACATCAAAACCCCAGCCGGCAAGGGGAAGAACAAGAACATCCCAGAGAAGATTACAGGGGTGACTTTGTTAACTGTATCCTGTTGGGGATTGCCACCACTAGAGTTCTGCCCAGAAAGCATTTGGCTGACGTAGAGGCTAATACCAAAGAAAATAATCATCGCCACAATATCCCAGTGGACTGTTCCGTCTGGGTCAATTGCTCCGACTCTACCCAAGGCATCAATGAACAGGAAGCCTTTATCTGCGGCTAAACCAGGAATTGTCCCTTGAATGGTGACATCGCCTGGCTGTAGAGCTTCTATGTTGCCCTCTGCATCGATTTTGATTCTGTCTTCCCCTTTGGTAATTTTCCATTCGGGGATTAACTTGGTGTCTGGGTGTTCTGCCAGCAGTGCTGGGAATGGCTTACCTTCAAGGGTTTGGTATTGAATCTTGGTGTTTTCCCCTACTGTTAACTTGTTACCACTAGGGAGAATCGCTGTAACTTTGACGTGTTCTCCATCAGCCACATAAATGTTCTGAGGAGGAGTCACAAAGGCTTGGGGTTGAATTCGTTCGATTTGTTCGGCGGGGAGGATTTGCAGGTTAACAGAATAGTTAACTCCCGCAAATGGTGAACCCCTCAAAGTAGCAAATAGTGCTAACAGGACTGGCATTTGCAGTAAGAGTGGCAAACATCCTGCTAAGGGGTTGCCAAATTCCTTCTGCACGTTCATCATTTCTTCCTGCTGCTTTTGCGGGTCGTCCTTGTAACGTTCTTTAACTTCCGCCATCCGCTTTTGCATCAGAGGTTGTACAATTCGCATCCGCCGCATACTGCGAATTGAACCAGCACTCAGGGGGTAGAGCGCGAAGCGGATTATCAATGTCAAGGCAACGATCGCCAATCCATAGCTAGGCACAATACTATAGAACAAGTCTATGATTGGCAGCATGACGTTGTTTGAGAGAAACCCGATACCAAAATCCATTATTCTGAATTCAACCTGAGTTACTGTAAATTGATCTGAATCTAATTTATCTAAAAAAGGGAGAGTAGGGAGTAGGTAGTTGTGAGTGCTGAGTGCTGAGTGCTGAGTGTTGAGTGAAATTTCTCACTCTGCACTTGATCCTCTTGACTCAACACTAATTTTTCCCTGTTCTCTACTGGGGTGTGTATTGAGGATTTTTGGCAGCAATTCTTTCGTTGATGTAGTCGTAAACTTCACGAAAATTAGGGATTGCCCGCATTTCTAAACGGCTACCATTTCTTAAGGTGACTACCATGTCTCCCCAAATACCGACTCCACGGGGAACTTTGACAATTTTGACAATTTCTGAGTAAATTACGTCAGAGCGATCGCGTCCCATCCAGCCACCCATAACAGATATTCTGCGATCGGTGATGCGGTAACGTAACCACAAGGCTCTCACTATTGCACCAACTGTAAGTGGTATACCAACCACAGTAAAGCCAATCAGGATATTTAAAATTAAATCCCCAATGTGGGGGCCGCCTTCATAATAAACTTCTTCACGAATGCCCATTTAATACCTCGGCTTTTGCCAACAACTGCTCTAATTCTTGCAGAAATTGTTGGCTTCCGCACTCATCTCCTGCTGCTGTTGGTTTGACAATTAACACCAATCTCCATCCTGGTGCTATTTTCGGCAACAGTTGTTGCAATGCTGCCGTAATTTGACGCTTGATGCGGTTACGCACCACTGCTTTTTTACTCACTTTTGTGCTAACTGAAATGCCTATTTTCGTACTGGTGAGATGGTGGCATTCAGTCCCTATAGAGTTTTTAGGGGCAGTAGCCAAAGAAGACTCTTTGGCAGATGACGGTTTCAAAGCTCTCAAAGTTAAATGAGAACTGTATCGCCGCATTCCTTCTCGGAAAACTGCCTGAAAATCTTGACGGGATTTTAATCGATGTGCTTTCGGCAAGGCCACAGCTTAAAATGCCCTAAACGGTCAAACGATGCCGTCCTCTTCTTCTTCTAGCTCTGATGACGTTTCTACCATCAGGGGTTCGCATTCTGGCACGAAAGCCGGAAGTTCTTTTTCTCTTGCGGTTAGTTCCGCCCAGAGTTCTTTGCATACTATTCTCCTCGTAGGTGATTTTTATAAAAAGTCACAATCTAAAAATATATCATAGTCATTAGTCATTAGTCATTAGTCATTAGTCAATAGTTTAGAGATGGCTTATGGTACTTTTGTACGAGTGAGTTTAAACAAGCTATCTGTTTTTCAACGTGAGTATCTACCAAAACTCGCCCCTACTCACTGTTGACTATTGATTGTTGACTATTGATTGTTGACTATTGATTGTTGACTATTGACTATTGACTATTGACTATTGACTAATGACTATTGACTAATTAACTAATTGTCAAAATCCAAGAACCGATGTAGCGCAGTAATGGTAAATCTCCTGGAGAGAGAATTTGACAGTTGAAATAATATGTACCGCCAGAGGATGGATTGCGAACGTTGGAAAATACTAACTCGACTCTGCTACCTGCTGGTACGGGTTCTTCGGGGAAAATTTCAATTAAACCGCTTTCTTTATTCCATTTGACTTCCGAAAGGGGGACTTTCTTTCCTCTAACTCTGACTTCAATTTTTTTAGTATCAAAACTACCTTTGTAGTAGTTAGGATAAGTCACAGCAAATTGCGCTGCTGCTAGTTTCATGTTTTGGGCGGGAATTCTCAGTATGTATCTATCTATGCTACTTGTCTGTCCGCCAAAGTCTAAACGGAAGGGTAGCTGGTTTTCCCGCTTAACGCCGCTAAACAGTACAAATCCTTGACCTTGTGCCAATACCATAGTCGGTAAGCCAGTAAGTACACAGCCAGTCAAGGCTAAAACGGAAAGTAAACGGCGCATAATTCTAACTCCTCCACCAGAGAATGATGTGTAATTGGGGTTTTCGTAACTAAACTTTACTATTGCTTTGCTCAAAAAAGACGTAACTTAGTAAGGAAAGTGCCTTTTACGTGCAGAGGACTAGAGATAAGACAGGGAAGAAGGCAAAAGATGTTTCTGATATTGCAGCTTTGTAACTCAATCTAGTCAGTAAATTTATCTATTCTATGGGTATTGTAACATCCATTCATAATTGGTCATTTAGCACCAAATCTCATTGTTAAGTACGAATATTCTGCTTTTATCTCTATATTTCTGGACTCTAAGTTTTAAATCCATACAAATACTGTAGAGATTTTGATTGTGTTGCTAAATATGTATAAGTGTATCTTAATTTAGGTTTTTTGTTATAAAAATTGAGCGATGTAATTAGCGATCGCCTGTTAAGTTGGGATAAGTTGATCAAAATAGACTCACAGATTAATCAATAATCATTGAAAACTATTGCCAAAATACCGAAATCAATAATTAAAGTTTTGTTGCAGATTGCGAGATGTCATCAAAACGAGAATTTTCCATTTCAGATCCCTAAAAAAAACTAAAGACATCGAGATAAAATTGCAGATTAAAACTAAGATTTGCACTAAGTAAAGCAATTGGTATCTATCAGTAAAGGTTAAGATTTGTCAGCATTAAAGTTGAACTTAATCTGGCATAAAGGTAGGAAATAAAGGGAAGTTAAGGTTTTAATTCTAACAAAAAAGCCACAACTTATAGTTGAAGGCAGTAGTTATGATTTAAATCCATAGTTAATTGCAACAGTTGCAGATTGTGCAGAGATTAGGTATTTATCTCCAGGAGATTTCATGAAAATAGCAGTTGCTAAAGAAATAGAAGTTTGTGAACGGCGTGTAGCATTAAATCCTGATACCGTTGGGCGATTAGTTAAGCAAGGTTTGGAAGTTTGGGTGGAAGCAGGCGCAGGAGAAAGATCATTTTTCAGTGATGCAGCCTATGCAGCCGCAGGAGCTAAAATTATTGAGCATCCTGAACAATTATGGGGCGAAGCCGATATTTTATTGAAAGTTAGTCCTCCTCAAACACGAGAAGACGGGCGTGCAGAAGTTGACTTTATGCACGAAGGGGCGGTGTTAATTAGCTTTCTGAATCCTTTAGGAAACCCAGTCGTAGCGCAGCAGTTAGCTAATCGGCGGGTAACGGCTTTGAGTATGGAGTTAATTCCACGCACCACTAGGGCGCAAAGTATGGATGCTTTATCTTCTCAAGCTTCCTTGGCGGGTTATAAATCAGTGTTAATTGCTGCCGCCGCCTTACCGAAATATTTTCCGATGCTGACAACAGCCGCAGGCACAATTGCCCCAGCCAAAGTATTTATTATGGGGGCTGGTGTGGCAGGATTACAAGCGATCGCCACTGCTAGACGTTTGGGTGCAGTGGTAGAAGCCTTTGATATTCGTCCGGCTGTCAAAGAGGAAGTGCAAAGTTTAGGCGCGAAATTCGTAGAAGTGCAGCTAGAAGAAGAAACAACCGCCGCCGGTGGTTACGCCAAGGAAATCTCAGAAGCTAGCAGACAACGTACCCAAGAAGTTGTCACCGAACATATCAAAAATGCGGATGTAGTAATTACTACTGCCCAAGTACCAGGGAAAAAAGCACCACTGCTAGTGACTGCGGAAATGGTAGCACAGATGAAACCTGGTTCTGTGATTGTCGATTTAGCCGCCGAACAAGGTGGAAACTGTGCTTGTACTGATCCTGGTAGAGATATTGTCTGGAATGGTGTCACTATTATCGGGCCGATTAATCTCCCTTCATCCATGCCAGTCCACGCCAGCCAACTCTATGCCAAGAACTTGACATCTTTGTTGCAACTCTTGATTAAAGACAAAGCATTAAATGTAGATTTTGCTGACGACATCATTGATGCAGCCTGCATCACCCACGCTGGAGAAATTCGCAATCAACGCGTTAAAGATGCGCTACAAGATGCAGTGTTGAGGTAACGGGAATAGGGCATGGGGCATGGGGCATTGGGCATTGGATGAACATCTCACCCCTAAACCCTTACACCTTTATACCCTTACACCCCTAAAAAATAAGGAGATTGCAATGACAGAGGCATTAATTGCGGCTTTGTTTGTATTTGTATTGTCATCTTTCATCGGTTTTGAAGTCATCAATAAAATCCCACCAACGTTACATACTCCCCTGATGTCAGGCTCAAATGCCATTTCGGGGATTGCTGTGATTGGGGCGATAGTCGCAGCCGGAGAAAGAAGCACCAATCTATCTGTAATTCTCGGTTTAATTGCGGTGATATTAGCGACAGTCAACGTCGTTGGTGGCTTTCTGGTGACTGACAGAATGTTGCAAATGTTCAAGAAAAAGGAGGTTAAAGCGTGAGCGACTTTTTACCAACTGGGATTCAGCTGACGTACTTAGTCGCTGCGTCTTTATTTATTCTGGGGTTGAAAAAACTCGGTTCTCCTGCCACTGCACGCAATGGTAATGTGATTGCGGCGGTGGGAATGCTGCTGGCGATTGTCGCTACAATGCTCGACCAGCACGTATTGAACTATGAGATGATTTTGTTAGGCTTGGCGATTGGTTCGGCAATTGGTGCGATCGCAGCTTACAAAGTCCAAATGACAGAAATGCCCCAAATGGTGGGTTTACTCAATGGTTTAGGCGGTGCAGCTTCCGCATTAGTTGCGGTGGCTGAATTTTGGCGATTTTTGGATACTGGCGCGCCTGTACCTTTAGATGTCAACATTTCCATGTTATTGGATGTGTTAATTGGTGGTGTCACCTTTACAGGTAGTTTTCTCGCCTTCGCTAAACTGCAAGGATTAATTAGTGGTTCGCCAATTACATTTCCCCTACAACAACCATTTAACCTGTTGTTATTGGGTGCTTATGTCGCGGGTAGTGCCTACCTCATCATCACACCAGATAATTTACCTGTATTCTTAGCAGTTGTTACCGTCTCTCTAATTTTAGGTGTGATGTTCGTCATCCCCATTGGCGGTGGCGATATGCCCGTTGTAATCTCCCTGTTAAACTCCTTATCAGGTATTGCGGCGGCGGCTGCTGGTTTTGTGGTGATGAATAATATGTTAATCATCGCCGGTGCGTTAGTAGGGGCTTCTGGTATCATCCTCACGGAAATCATGTGTAAAGCCATGAACCGTTCCCTCTTCAGCGTACTGTTTAGCGCGTTTGGTTCGGGAGGTTCTAGTGCGGCTGGTGGTGCGGCGGCTGGTACAACAGATCACACCGTCCACAGTATTGATCCCGAAGAAGGGGCAATGATGTTGGGTTATGCTCGTTCTGTGGTGATTGTTCCTGGCTATGGGATGGCTGTAGCCCAAGCACAACACAGTGTGAGAGAATTGGCAGACCAATTAGAGCGTATGGGTGTTGATGTTAAGTATGCCATTCACCCTGTCGCGGGCAGAATGCCGGGACACATGAATGTTTTGTTAGCTGAGGCGAATGTGGCGTACACCCAGTTGTATGACATGGAAGATATTAACCCTCAGTTTGAACAAGCAGATGTCGCTTTAGTCATTGGCGCAAATGATGTAGTCAATCCGGCGGCGCGTAGTGATGTTAATAGCCCTATTTACGGTATGCCGATTTTAGAGGTAGATAAGGCAAAACACACCATTGTAATTAAGCGCGGGATGAGTGCAGGTTTTGCTGGTGTAGATAATGAGTTGTTCTACAAAGATAAAACCACAATGCTGTTTGGTAGTGCAAAAGATATGGTGTCTAAGTTGGTTGCGGAAGTGAAGCAACTTTAGATAGCTAAGAATAATAATTGATAGCTTTGCTTGCCTTGGGGGTGTGATACCTCTGAGGCAGTTTTTTTATAGATAGTTAAAAAACTCCTGTGGTACTAATGTGAGTTCACCAGATTTAAACCGAGAGATATCTATCCATAATGCTGTATGTTGATGATTTTCGCCTTCAGAAAATACTAGACTTTCTAGTTGATAAAATCGAGAATCGGCAAAATCACACTGATATAATTGAATAATTTCATGTCCTGGCTGACCGTCGTATGTAAATATATTTTCTATACAACCTAAGTAGTGAATATTAGTTAAATCAGCTTGAATTTCTTCTTGAAATTCTCGTTTTAATGCTTCTAAGCTAGTTTCGCCAAAGTCAACACCACCGCCAAGGGCTCGGTAAAATGTAGATTGTTTTACAGGGTCATAACCTTCAGAGACAAAAATTCTCTCATCATCTCGAATTAGCCCCAAGGCTATAACCCTAATATCACGTTTCTTGCCCATTTTTGTAGTTAATTATCGTAAATAGAGTAAGCACGACTTTCACTATCTTCGACAGGCCAATCTTCATTTTCTCCGCCGATATATAGGGATTCCAGAGTGACGTATTCTTCACTAAGTTGAGTTAGTGCATTAATCAGAATATCTAAAGCGATCGCATCACTCGTTCCCAAGTCAAACCAACAACGTCCCCACTGTCCTTCATACTCAAATTCGCCCATATTGTGCATGAGAGCTAATAAGCTTTTGTCATAACCTTGGGAATCATAATCCATATAGCTGATATCTAATCCAGTTTCTTGAACTTGCAGATTTTCAGCATTAAATGCGCCTAATTTTCCCAAGTAAAACCAGGAGTTAAATACTTCTTCTATATACTGTTTTTCTCGTTCAGAAGGAACAGTGGTAAATTTCAACCAAATCCAAACATCAAAGGGGTTAAATTCACGAAATTGGATGTGCATATTAGTCAATAGTCAATAGTCAATAGTCAATAGTCAATAGTTTTTTCCCCTGCTCCCCTGCTTCCTCTGCTACCTTCAAATACTTTTTAAACTGTTAACTGCGCCGTCGCGTTCGCGTTCTATTTGTCTAACTAAATCTTTGGGGAGTTGGGATTTCTTGGCTAAGGCTTTGTCGAAGTTAGAAATCGCTTCTTGAATTAGTTGCTGGTTTTTGCCTTGTCTTCCTTGTTCTCTGAGAATTTGAGCTTTTAGATAATACAACTCTGGGTTGTCTGCTGCAACTTTTAGGGCGCGGTTGGCGTAATTTAAGGCTTGGGGGTACTGCTTTAAGTCACGGTAAGCGATCGCAATTCCGCGATTTGTTAAATATTCGGGTGCGGCGTTCTTTTCTAAACGTTCAATTGCGTCATCTGGATCTGCAAAGGGTAAACTTACAGATAGCATCAAATCCATGTAACCCTTGATTAAATTCAGTTCTGGGTCTTGGGACGAAATCGCCTCTGCTTGATTGAGGTATTGATACACTTGTCTAAGGCGGCTTAAGGCTTTGGGTGCGCCTTTGATTGTCCCTTCACGCGTCAAAATCACGCCACCTTCTAAAAAATGACCGACAGCTATGTAAATATTCCCCCTTAATTCGTTAGTAGCCAGCAATTTGCTTCCTGCTTCTAGGGTTTTCTTACTGTAATTATCTAGTCCTATTAAATCTCCATTCATGTAAGCTAGAGATGCCTTCATGGCATAGACTAAAGGCTCATCTGACTCGCTCGATGCTGCTTGTTTAAGATAACGCTCGGCGGTTGGGTAATCACCATTGAAGAATACTGCTTTAAAAGCAGCCTCCGTGTTTTTGCCAATGTTATGGGGTTGATTAGCGCGGAAGGGATCGCCGGCTAAACTAGGATTTACCCCCAGATTGAGGGCGATCGCTACGCCTAAAGTCGCCTGCATTAGTCTAGTAAAGAGGGAAAATCTCAGCATTGGGGGAAAAAAGAAAATTTTAGTCATTATCAGCCTCAGAAAAATTGCGGTTTAAATAGTTCGATATGTTACTTAGAATATTGAAAATATGTAACTAAAAATCGCATCTTTGATATGGCTAAAACACTCTCTCCAAAAAGACTGTCATAATTTTTTCAAGTTCCCATATTGGTTGTAGCTATTACTTATGAATAAAATTGCCACAATAGGAAACAAGCGGATTTTAACTGTTAAATTTGAATTTATTTATAATACTTGGATTTATCCATAATTTACTCCCAATCCCCACTTCCCAATCCCCACTCCCCAAGCAACGCCAAATTTTTGGTAATCTTAACAAATGCTCTATCTCAGAAATTTAACTTATCATCCCACAGCTTGCCCTACAGCAATTCTGAAATCCATTAATTTGGAGTTACCCACCCAAAAGCTAGGATTGATTATTGGCCCTAGCGGTTCTGGTAAAAGTACCCTACTAGAGATTTTGTCTGGACTAGCTGAACCCACATCAGGCGCAGTTTTTTGGCGAGAACAAGAACTCATTTCCGAACAGCTACAACAGTTAGCTGGCCTAGTTTTTCAGTTTCCAGAACGCCATTTTTGTGGCGGGACAATTTTGGAAGAATTGCGTTTAGGACATCCCGAATTAGGGACTGAACGAGTGAGACACGCCCTAAGCGAAGTAGGATTAGAGCATTTATCCCTATCCGCCGCACCTCACGCCTTAAGTGGAGGACAGCAACGCCGTTTAGCCTTAGCCGTACAATTAATTCGCCAACCCAATTTATTATTATTGGATGAACCCACAGCAGGCTTAGATTGGTCAATGCGTCGCCAACTAGTAAGTTTATTAGCAAAACTCAAACAAGACTGGACATTGTTAGTAGTAACACACGACGCAGGTGATATGCTGGCGATCGCAGATTATTGCTGGACACTCAATCACGGTGAATTAGAATCCGTAGATCCGGCTGTATTGGAGGCTAAAGTAAAAGAACCTCAAGCCGCAGTGTAAGTTGGGGAATGGGGACTGGGGACTGGGTGGACAAGGTGGACAAGGTAGACAAGGTAGATTTTACCTCAATGCCCAATGCCCCAGGACTAATGACTAATGACTAATGACTAATGACTAATGACTAACTCATTGCCAACAATGGCAGAAATTTGGCAGCAAACTCTCAATTGGCAACCTACTGATGAACAGCAAGCGCGTTTTCAGCAGTTATATGAATTAATCCTTGAAGGGAATCGTCAGTTAAATTTAACTCGCATTACTGAACCGCAAGAGTTTTGGGAAAAGCATCTTTGGGATTCTTTGCGGGGAATTGCACCACAGCAAAAATTTATTTCGTCTCTGGAAACAAGTGCATCTGTCATTGATATTGGTACAGGTGCAGGTTTTCCTGGTGTGCCTATAGCAATTGTTACACCTAATTCTCAAATTACACTTTTAGATTCCACCCGCAAAAAGATTACTTTTATTGATAAAATCCTGAGTGAATTAGGAATTAATCATGCTCAAACTATTGTGAGTAGAGCCGAAGAAATTGGTCAGCAACCACAGCACCGAGAAAAGTATGATATAGCCTTAATTCGTGCTGTTGGTAATGCTTCAGTTTGCGCTGAATATACTTTGCCTTTACTCAAACAAAACGGTTTAGCAGTAATTTATCGCGGTACTTGGACAGATGAAGAAACCACAGCTTTGCAAGATGCGGTTAAGCAATTAGGTGGTGAGATTGAGTCAATAGAACAGTTTTTTACACCTCTAAGTAATAGCATTCGTCACTGTTTATATTTACGAAAAATAACAATCACACCTGCTAAGTTTCCCCGTGCTGTTGGTGTACCAACTCAAAAACCATTATGATTTGAGTTTGCTGAAGTTAAGATTATGCTGATCAAAGAAAAGCATTAGACCAGTGCAGAATAATTCCATATTTGCACAAGTATTTTTTCTTGCTTACGCCGACGCTCAAACATATCGAGAATTGAATATGTACAGAAGGTAGTCAAATCACGAGATAAGTCTAATTGGATAGTTGCTGGTCTTCCAGGTAATTCCAATAAAACTTTAGATTCTCCAGTAGCTATATCAAGAGACTTTACCTTACCTTCTAGTCCACAAGAAAGTAAAATATTGCGTTGCCAATCAAATGCAATATCATAAGTTCTTGCCATTCGATTAGGAGGGTCATCGAAAGTAACAACTTCACTAGAAGTTGAAACAATGGAAAGAGGTAATTTTCGTTGTGAAGATAAAACCTCATTCCACTCAAAAACTCGCACTCCTTGACCCATAGCACATAGTAACCAATTGCCATCTGGGCTGAAGTCCATTTTCACAATCATTTCGTTAGGATCAAAACTGTTTACGCCTTCACCTCGTTGGACACTAGCCATCCATGCTGCCATATCAAATGCTGCGGTTTCTAGGAATTTAACTACCTTTTGAGTATTCAAATCAATAATGGCTAATTTTGATCCTCCTTCATCAGCCAATAAATAACGACCATTAGGATGAATTGCAATTTTAGAACCATGTCCAATTTTAATTATGGCAATCTGTTCTAAATTCTTAATAGAAGTCACGATAATTTCACCCTCTGAACGACTAATTAATATTTCCTCATTGGGAGTAAATTGAAGACCATTAGTAGCACGAATATGAGGAATTATTTGCAGCAATTGTTTGTTTTCTAAATCATATAGAGTTGCTTGCCAAGATCCACTAGCATGACCTACAGCTAAAAATTTTCCAGATGGGCTAACTTGCATGACATAAGGATTTTCTTCTATCGGCAAATCAATATTTACTGGTTCATTATTCCAAGGCGCAGTATATTGTTTCATTTCTAGAGGTTGATTTCCTAGTCCACTCCAACTTATGAAAAAACCACCTACATTATCGGGGGTAGAAATTGGCGTATTTGGAAAATACCCACTTTGAGGAGGACTTGGAACTGTCAATAATAAAATACCTGCTTTCTTTAATGTGGTAAAAGCGTCATCTATCTTGGCTTTTTCTCTCTGCTGTCGTGCTAATTCAATTGCGGGGTCTGGAATGTGAACAAATTCTGACCACCGTTCAATTTCTTCATTATCTTCATCCTGAAGATATTCATAAC contains:
- a CDS encoding DUF177 domain-containing protein → MDAIFIPQLTKAPERTEEIQVKEFLPGLDTLTPVRGRVRVQHHGNYLDVSAQAETIVTCTCNRCLQQYNHRLVVNAQEVIWLDEAVNQEQNLPLEREVAMEDLVETLSPNGYFHPSEWLYEQMCLELPQRQLCDLNCPGILNSAGESLDKPVDSRWASLEALKKQLPG
- a CDS encoding R3H domain-containing nucleic acid-binding protein is translated as MSNIPMQRGQQWLKSLLELTGISTEIRGSVETPHSLEEDSPAIDSYWLTIDETNLTPEQIGVLIGADGSVLDAIQYLANSTLNINQSEAGQASYTVELNGYRVKRQAEIQAIAEAVAVQVRSTGQEVEIRSLSSAERRFVHTLFQELTDIETFSRGKEPHRHLVVRPVGFEP
- the yidC gene encoding membrane protein insertase YidC; its protein translation is MDFGIGFLSNNVMLPIIDLFYSIVPSYGLAIVALTLIIRFALYPLSAGSIRSMRRMRIVQPLMQKRMAEVKERYKDDPQKQQEEMMNVQKEFGNPLAGCLPLLLQMPVLLALFATLRGSPFAGVNYSVNLQILPAEQIERIQPQAFVTPPQNIYVADGEHVKVTAILPSGNKLTVGENTKIQYQTLEGKPFPALLAEHPDTKLIPEWKITKGEDRIKIDAEGNIEALQPGDVTIQGTIPGLAADKGFLFIDALGRVGAIDPDGTVHWDIVAMIIFFGISLYVSQMLSGQNSSGGNPQQDTVNKVTPVIFSGMFLFFPLPAGVLMYMVIGNIFQTLQTYILSREPLPEELQKIVDTQEKQAVAAQKTLPFEPKSSKKKTTG
- a CDS encoding PH domain-containing protein, which translates into the protein MGIREEVYYEGGPHIGDLILNILIGFTVVGIPLTVGAIVRALWLRYRITDRRISVMGGWMGRDRSDVIYSEIVKIVKVPRGVGIWGDMVVTLRNGSRLEMRAIPNFREVYDYINERIAAKNPQYTPQ
- the rnpA gene encoding ribonuclease P protein component, producing the protein MALPKAHRLKSRQDFQAVFREGMRRYSSHLTLRALKPSSAKESSLATAPKNSIGTECHHLTSTKIGISVSTKVSKKAVVRNRIKRQITAALQQLLPKIAPGWRLVLIVKPTAAGDECGSQQFLQELEQLLAKAEVLNGHS
- the rpmH gene encoding 50S ribosomal protein L34: MQRTLGGTNRKRKRTSGFRARMRTPDGRNVIRARRRRGRHRLTV
- a CDS encoding DUF2808 domain-containing protein; its protein translation is MRRLLSVLALTGCVLTGLPTMVLAQGQGFVLFSGVKRENQLPFRLDFGGQTSSIDRYILRIPAQNMKLAAAQFAVTYPNYYKGSFDTKKIEVRVRGKKVPLSEVKWNKESGLIEIFPEEPVPAGSRVELVFSNVRNPSSGGTYYFNCQILSPGDLPLLRYIGSWILTIS
- a CDS encoding Re/Si-specific NAD(P)(+) transhydrogenase subunit alpha — protein: MKIAVAKEIEVCERRVALNPDTVGRLVKQGLEVWVEAGAGERSFFSDAAYAAAGAKIIEHPEQLWGEADILLKVSPPQTREDGRAEVDFMHEGAVLISFLNPLGNPVVAQQLANRRVTALSMELIPRTTRAQSMDALSSQASLAGYKSVLIAAAALPKYFPMLTTAAGTIAPAKVFIMGAGVAGLQAIATARRLGAVVEAFDIRPAVKEEVQSLGAKFVEVQLEEETTAAGGYAKEISEASRQRTQEVVTEHIKNADVVITTAQVPGKKAPLLVTAEMVAQMKPGSVIVDLAAEQGGNCACTDPGRDIVWNGVTIIGPINLPSSMPVHASQLYAKNLTSLLQLLIKDKALNVDFADDIIDAACITHAGEIRNQRVKDALQDAVLR
- a CDS encoding NAD(P) transhydrogenase subunit alpha, with amino-acid sequence MTEALIAALFVFVLSSFIGFEVINKIPPTLHTPLMSGSNAISGIAVIGAIVAAGERSTNLSVILGLIAVILATVNVVGGFLVTDRMLQMFKKKEVKA
- a CDS encoding NAD(P)(+) transhydrogenase (Re/Si-specific) subunit beta, which produces MSDFLPTGIQLTYLVAASLFILGLKKLGSPATARNGNVIAAVGMLLAIVATMLDQHVLNYEMILLGLAIGSAIGAIAAYKVQMTEMPQMVGLLNGLGGAASALVAVAEFWRFLDTGAPVPLDVNISMLLDVLIGGVTFTGSFLAFAKLQGLISGSPITFPLQQPFNLLLLGAYVAGSAYLIITPDNLPVFLAVVTVSLILGVMFVIPIGGGDMPVVISLLNSLSGIAAAAAGFVVMNNMLIIAGALVGASGIILTEIMCKAMNRSLFSVLFSAFGSGGSSAAGGAAAGTTDHTVHSIDPEEGAMMLGYARSVVIVPGYGMAVAQAQHSVRELADQLERMGVDVKYAIHPVAGRMPGHMNVLLAEANVAYTQLYDMEDINPQFEQADVALVIGANDVVNPAARSDVNSPIYGMPILEVDKAKHTIVIKRGMSAGFAGVDNELFYKDKTTMLFGSAKDMVSKLVAEVKQL
- a CDS encoding NUDIX hydrolase, translated to MGKKRDIRVIALGLIRDDERIFVSEGYDPVKQSTFYRALGGGVDFGETSLEALKREFQEEIQADLTNIHYLGCIENIFTYDGQPGHEIIQLYQCDFADSRFYQLESLVFSEGENHQHTALWIDISRFKSGELTLVPQEFFNYL